Proteins from a genomic interval of Yoonia sp. GPGPB17:
- a CDS encoding molecular chaperone DjiA, which translates to MSIWSRMAEAIAALAKGEGLSAVFDKLRASPDRTVAFAIAVIALGAKMAKADGLVTKDEVVAFREVFLIPPDEEANAARVFNLARQDVAGYDIYARRIKAMYGDDDRPLCDLLEGLFHIAMADGVYHPKEDDFLHEVAKIFGFDERRFRGIRGQFVAEADRDPYDVLGVDPTAPMDEVRASWRKLVRETHPDQMLARGVPEEAVKLAERRMVAINRAWEEIQGVRA; encoded by the coding sequence ATGTCGATTTGGTCACGCATGGCCGAAGCAATCGCCGCCCTGGCAAAGGGTGAGGGGCTGTCGGCTGTCTTTGACAAACTGCGCGCTTCGCCTGATCGGACAGTGGCCTTTGCCATCGCTGTGATCGCACTTGGCGCAAAGATGGCCAAGGCCGATGGTTTGGTGACCAAAGACGAGGTTGTGGCCTTTCGCGAGGTTTTCCTGATCCCGCCGGACGAGGAGGCTAATGCCGCTCGCGTCTTTAACCTCGCGCGGCAAGATGTTGCGGGCTACGACATCTACGCCCGCCGGATCAAGGCGATGTATGGCGACGACGACCGACCGCTCTGCGACCTTTTGGAGGGGTTGTTCCACATCGCGATGGCCGACGGGGTTTATCACCCGAAAGAAGACGACTTTCTGCACGAGGTTGCCAAGATATTCGGCTTTGATGAACGCCGGTTCAGGGGTATTCGCGGCCAATTCGTCGCCGAGGCTGATCGTGACCCTTATGATGTGCTTGGCGTTGATCCGACTGCCCCGATGGACGAAGTACGTGCGTCATGGCGCAAGCTGGTGCGCGAAACGCATCCTGACCAGATGCTTGCCCGTGGTGTGCCTGAAGAAGCCGTCAAACTGGCAGAACGCCGCATGGTTGCGATCAACCGCGCCTGGGAAGAAATCCAAGGCGTGCGTGCGTGA
- a CDS encoding glycosyltransferase family 2 protein, translating into MRSALKKYDDLTIVSGDLSDPSGFTLSALVHNEMHFLPPFLQHYRKLGVKRFVFVDDRSTHATAAFLAAQRDVIVLRSNNKYGDKIDSEDAVASGLPHQRSL; encoded by the coding sequence ATGCGCTCAGCCCTTAAGAAGTATGATGATCTCACGATCGTATCCGGCGACCTGTCAGATCCGTCCGGGTTCACATTGTCAGCACTTGTGCACAATGAAATGCACTTCCTGCCCCCGTTTCTACAGCACTATCGAAAGCTTGGCGTTAAACGCTTTGTATTTGTGGACGATAGGTCCACCCATGCAACCGCCGCGTTTCTTGCTGCGCAGCGCGATGTCATCGTCTTAAGAAGCAATAACAAATACGGTGACAAGATAGACTCGGAAGATGCGGTAGCGTCGGGCCTGCCGCATCAGCGGTCGTTGTAG
- a CDS encoding SOS response-associated peptidase family protein, translated as MPSPAFALKGKKTDRGVTNVRNTQSPHWRRWLGVEHRCVVPFTSFAEPWNRQGMPSENVWFAVGEDEPIGFFAGIWTQWTSVRKLKDGETTDNLFGFLTTEANAEVAKVHPKAMPVVLTDLADANAWLSSNSNDALALQRPLMRQARRYRIFRVYLVTVFVIAS; from the coding sequence ATGCCCTCCCCGGCTTTTGCGCTGAAAGGCAAGAAGACCGACCGCGGCGTCACCAATGTCCGCAACACGCAGTCCCCGCACTGGCGGCGCTGGCTCGGTGTAGAGCATCGTTGCGTGGTCCCGTTCACGTCCTTTGCGGAGCCGTGGAATAGGCAAGGCATGCCCTCAGAGAACGTCTGGTTCGCGGTGGGCGAGGATGAGCCTATCGGCTTCTTCGCAGGTATCTGGACGCAGTGGACATCCGTGAGGAAGCTGAAGGACGGAGAGACCACCGACAATCTGTTCGGGTTCCTGACAACGGAAGCCAATGCGGAGGTTGCGAAGGTTCACCCTAAGGCCATGCCGGTGGTGCTGACTGATTTGGCCGATGCAAATGCTTGGCTATCGTCAAACTCAAATGATGCACTCGCGCTACAACGACCGCTGATGCGGCAGGCCCGACGCTACCGCATCTTCCGAGTCTATCTTGTCACCGTATTTGTTATTGCTTCTTAA
- a CDS encoding GNAT family N-acetyltransferase, with amino-acid sequence MIRAATPADAAQIAAIWNDAIRETTITFNPVEKTEDDVATLCAQRCFVWDEDGQILGFARYFPFRSGEGYRFTVEHTIMLHTDGHGRGGGKRLMEALCAHAKAAGMHSMFAGCSVENAGAVAFHAKLGFQKVATLPEVGFKFGRWIDLVLMQKRL; translated from the coding sequence ATGATCCGTGCCGCGACCCCCGCTGATGCCGCTCAGATCGCGGCAATCTGGAACGACGCGATCCGCGAGACGACAATCACCTTCAACCCCGTTGAGAAAACCGAGGATGACGTAGCGACGCTCTGCGCGCAGCGTTGTTTCGTTTGGGACGAGGACGGGCAGATACTTGGCTTTGCCCGCTACTTTCCGTTCCGCAGCGGTGAAGGGTATCGCTTCACCGTCGAGCATACGATCATGCTTCACACCGATGGCCACGGAAGGGGCGGTGGCAAACGGTTGATGGAGGCCCTTTGCGCCCATGCCAAAGCGGCTGGTATGCATAGTATGTTCGCCGGTTGCAGTGTGGAAAACGCAGGTGCTGTCGCGTTTCATGCAAAGCTTGGCTTTCAAAAGGTTGCAACGCTGCCCGAAGTGGGGTTCAAGTTTGGGCGTTGGATTGACCTCGTTTTAATGCAGAAACGCCTCTAA
- a CDS encoding AAA+ family ATPase encodes MRRIIALTLVANLSWTSAMAQDSTDTPSNEGFDLMEEGARMLMRGLMDEMEPTIDALRDSFEEMGPAFAEFAQSVGPAFAELLEQVDDLRHYEAPEFLPNGDIIMRRRPEAPVWEPEFEGTEIEL; translated from the coding sequence ATGAGACGGATCATCGCACTGACACTTGTCGCAAATCTTTCGTGGACGTCGGCGATGGCGCAAGACAGCACTGACACGCCGTCAAATGAAGGTTTCGATCTGATGGAAGAGGGCGCGCGCATGCTGATGCGGGGCCTGATGGATGAGATGGAGCCAACGATCGATGCGCTGCGCGACAGCTTTGAAGAGATGGGTCCGGCCTTTGCGGAATTTGCGCAATCTGTGGGTCCGGCTTTTGCTGAACTGTTGGAACAGGTTGATGACTTGCGCCACTATGAAGCGCCAGAGTTCTTGCCCAACGGCGATATCATCATGCGCCGCCGCCCTGAAGCACCCGTTTGGGAACCCGAGTTCGAAGGGACGGAAATCGAGCTTTAA
- a CDS encoding site-specific DNA-methyltransferase yields MASTAANPNHPCDQTHKHDALRYVHPSSLTPYANNARTHSDAQVTQIADSIQRFGFTNPVLVSDNGEIIAGHGRVRAALTLGLSEVPTLALSHLTEAECRAYVIADNKLAENAGWDADILSIELQALAEIDFDLELTGFSLGEIEVVLDGAGQAQPDPALNTIEDLRPGPAVTQRGDLWYLGAHRLLCGDATVATDITRLMGDDRAEVIFTDPPYNVRIDGNVTGLGRQKHREFAVASGEMSREAFTAFLTTTLSHMASVAVDGAIAYVCMDWRHMQELLAAGETAFAELKNLCVWNKTNAGMGTFYRSKHELVFVFKIGTAAHINSFGLGESGRYRTNVWDYAGANVLGQALDEALAMHPTVKPVELIVDALKDCSRRGSIVLDGFGGAGSTLIAADSCGRKARLLEIDPHYCDTIIRRYIALTGDRDVRNADGERFSDRAASAQSEVTMP; encoded by the coding sequence ATGGCTTCAACAGCAGCAAATCCCAACCATCCATGCGACCAAACCCACAAACATGACGCACTGCGCTATGTGCACCCTTCTTCATTGACGCCCTATGCCAATAATGCGCGCACGCATTCTGACGCGCAGGTCACGCAAATTGCGGACAGTATTCAGCGGTTTGGATTTACCAATCCGGTTTTGGTCTCCGATAATGGCGAGATCATCGCAGGCCACGGTCGGGTCCGTGCGGCGCTTACGCTAGGACTATCTGAGGTACCGACGCTGGCATTATCGCATCTCACCGAGGCCGAATGCCGTGCCTATGTGATCGCGGACAACAAGCTGGCCGAGAATGCTGGTTGGGATGCTGACATTCTATCCATCGAACTGCAGGCGCTGGCCGAGATTGACTTTGATCTTGAGCTGACTGGCTTCTCGCTGGGAGAGATCGAAGTGGTCTTGGATGGGGCAGGGCAGGCGCAGCCGGACCCAGCCTTGAACACGATTGAGGATCTCCGGCCGGGACCGGCGGTAACACAGCGTGGTGATCTTTGGTATCTGGGTGCACATCGTTTGCTTTGTGGAGATGCCACTGTCGCGACCGACATTACACGGCTGATGGGGGACGACCGGGCTGAAGTCATCTTCACCGATCCTCCATACAACGTGAGGATTGACGGCAATGTCACTGGTCTGGGGCGGCAGAAGCACCGGGAGTTTGCCGTCGCATCCGGCGAGATGAGCCGGGAGGCATTCACCGCATTCCTGACCACCACGTTGTCGCACATGGCATCCGTCGCTGTTGACGGGGCTATTGCCTATGTCTGCATGGACTGGCGTCATATGCAGGAACTGCTTGCTGCGGGCGAGACCGCCTTTGCGGAGTTAAAGAACCTCTGTGTCTGGAACAAGACGAATGCCGGTATGGGCACGTTTTACCGGTCCAAACATGAACTGGTCTTTGTCTTCAAGATAGGCACGGCCGCCCATATCAACAGTTTTGGCCTCGGAGAGAGCGGCCGCTATCGTACCAATGTCTGGGATTATGCGGGCGCCAATGTGCTAGGGCAGGCGCTTGACGAGGCGCTTGCGATGCATCCCACGGTCAAACCCGTTGAACTGATTGTTGATGCCCTGAAGGATTGCAGCCGCCGCGGCAGCATCGTGCTGGATGGCTTTGGTGGCGCTGGGAGTACATTGATCGCGGCAGACAGCTGCGGCCGCAAAGCCAGACTTCTCGAGATCGATCCGCATTACTGCGACACGATCATCCGCCGATACATCGCGCTGACCGGTGATCGTGATGTCCGCAACGCAGATGGTGAACGCTTTAGCGACCGCGCCGCAAGCGCTCAGAGCGAGGTTACAATGCCATGA
- a CDS encoding PP2C family protein-serine/threonine phosphatase — protein sequence MLEKAVRFDVATAAIKGGRDYQEDSLIANFPQGQETGFAVLADGMGGHLSGDVASALVMSEVFSQIKRKEMLLDKRITDISALLYNTAMAANTCVTQHIAEKPDTYGMGATLLACVIRGDDLYWVSVGDSPLFLFRDGELRQLNQDHSMAPQIDMMVKVGAMDPEVGRNHPDRNTLTSAIAGAEIDKIDCPDEPTAVLPGDIILVASDGLQFLSNDAIAKILQETKDARSADITEALLSAISDLDDPEQDNTAFSVIKLGVRQEVTVSDPADTAPVLVQLRADLGRSLPTEAQDEDQPAAVDEPDEAAEPIDIPTKRIIRLVTSQALGFDKPAVAPREDTDPAEDIRSQGNDSWYHRQRSSND from the coding sequence GTGTTGGAAAAAGCAGTCAGATTCGATGTCGCAACAGCGGCAATCAAAGGTGGACGTGACTATCAGGAAGACAGTCTGATCGCCAATTTCCCTCAGGGACAAGAAACGGGTTTTGCGGTTTTGGCCGATGGCATGGGCGGGCATCTGTCCGGGGATGTTGCGAGCGCGCTTGTGATGTCTGAAGTGTTCAGCCAGATCAAACGCAAAGAGATGTTACTGGACAAACGGATCACCGACATCTCGGCATTGCTGTATAATACGGCAATGGCGGCCAACACATGCGTGACCCAGCATATCGCAGAAAAGCCTGACACCTATGGCATGGGCGCGACACTGCTGGCCTGTGTCATTCGCGGTGATGATCTTTATTGGGTGTCCGTGGGCGACTCGCCCCTTTTCTTGTTCCGCGACGGCGAATTGCGCCAGCTAAACCAAGATCATTCAATGGCCCCGCAGATCGACATGATGGTCAAAGTGGGTGCCATGGATCCTGAGGTCGGGCGCAATCACCCTGATCGCAATACGCTGACATCCGCCATTGCTGGTGCGGAGATCGACAAGATTGATTGCCCTGACGAGCCGACGGCCGTTTTGCCCGGTGATATCATCCTCGTCGCAAGTGATGGTCTCCAATTTCTGTCGAATGATGCCATCGCAAAGATCCTGCAAGAAACAAAGGATGCACGCAGCGCGGATATCACCGAAGCCTTGTTATCTGCGATCAGTGATCTTGATGACCCCGAGCAGGACAACACTGCCTTCAGCGTCATCAAACTTGGTGTACGTCAGGAAGTTACCGTGTCCGACCCAGCCGATACGGCACCCGTTCTTGTGCAGTTGCGCGCCGATCTTGGACGCAGCCTTCCGACCGAGGCGCAGGATGAAGACCAGCCTGCCGCCGTAGACGAACCGGATGAGGCTGCCGAACCCATCGACATCCCGACCAAGCGCATCATCCGTCTGGTGACGTCACAAGCACTGGGCTTTGACAAGCCCGCAGTGGCACCCAGAGAAGACACAGACCCCGCCGAAGACATACGCTCTCAAGGCAATGACAGTTGGTATCATCGGCAACGCTCATCGAACGATTAG
- a CDS encoding endonuclease/exonuclease/phosphatase family protein — translation MRIATYNVEWFNSLFDNKGALIDDGTWSSRWDVTKAQQTAGLGVVFAAMDADAIMIIEAPDTSPHRDARKALEHFAARFGLRAREAVTGFTNDTQQEIALLYDPDVVDARHDPQSGAEAPQFDGQFQMDVDVDAHPDPIVWSKPPLEAALTTGSGPVRLIGVHAKSKAPHGARNDAEATRISIQNRRKQLAQCVWLRKRVEQHLAAGEDLIVLGDFNDGPGLDEYEKLFGRSGVEIVLGEGLQERLFDPHAQMVLSRRFGATPATARFKRKGEPYLQALLDYIMVSPGLRQKAPKWQIWHPFDHPACYMNVALREGLLAASDHFPVVLDIDL, via the coding sequence GTGAGGATTGCCACATATAACGTCGAATGGTTCAACAGCCTTTTTGACAATAAAGGCGCGCTGATCGACGATGGCACTTGGTCGTCCCGGTGGGATGTCACCAAGGCCCAGCAAACCGCTGGATTGGGTGTTGTCTTTGCGGCGATGGACGCCGATGCTATCATGATTATCGAGGCCCCCGACACCAGCCCTCACCGGGACGCACGCAAAGCGCTTGAACATTTTGCCGCACGTTTTGGGCTGCGGGCACGAGAGGCCGTGACGGGGTTTACCAATGATACGCAGCAGGAAATTGCGCTGCTTTACGACCCTGATGTGGTGGACGCCAGACATGACCCCCAAAGCGGTGCAGAGGCCCCGCAGTTTGACGGCCAGTTCCAGATGGATGTCGACGTCGATGCGCATCCTGATCCGATTGTCTGGTCAAAGCCACCGCTTGAGGCCGCGTTGACAACCGGTAGTGGCCCGGTGCGACTGATTGGTGTGCATGCCAAATCGAAAGCTCCTCATGGCGCGCGCAACGACGCCGAGGCAACCCGCATCTCGATTCAGAACCGCCGCAAGCAATTGGCGCAATGTGTCTGGCTGCGCAAGCGGGTCGAACAGCATCTGGCGGCGGGCGAAGATCTGATCGTGCTGGGTGACTTCAACGATGGTCCGGGGCTGGATGAGTATGAGAAGCTGTTTGGCCGCTCTGGGGTCGAAATTGTTCTGGGCGAGGGCCTGCAAGAGCGGCTCTTTGATCCGCACGCCCAAATGGTTCTGTCGCGCAGGTTCGGTGCCACCCCCGCAACGGCGCGGTTCAAGCGCAAGGGCGAACCATATCTGCAAGCGTTGCTAGACTACATTATGGTGTCGCCGGGGTTGCGCCAGAAAGCGCCGAAATGGCAGATTTGGCATCCTTTTGATCACCCAGCATGCTATATGAATGTCGCCTTGCGAGAGGGGCTCTTGGCCGCTTCAGATCACTTCCCGGTCGTGCTGGACATCGATTTGTGA
- a CDS encoding DUF7507 domain-containing protein: MTAMVQHFLKFSVVASLMTVLTPNDAAAQQVDVFGYTGADQTFTVPQGVRTIDVKVWGAGGGGSREGQPFSTGGAGAFVSGTIPVTAGDQLTIVVGQGGRSDGAALTSGTPYGFGGVYSGPSSGSGSDGGGLSGIFTGATAVTATDQSRALLIAGGGGAGERAGSSASSGGQGGDLVLAGGQTGTMQGQSFGGGFGGGGGGGFEGGSAGSLRLSQNPSLTHGEGGTSFVAGAITSPVLLATPDLGFAAAFSTFQNLPPNTSDADYQAGVGVGTSTTFSRGGSGLVVISYSPYPEIGSSKSVSVGAVQSDGTFDATYTILVQNTGDVTLDTLTLVDDLTATAQLGTAFNGVITQPTVTAVTISAGSTLPAQVTTYDGTNSLVGTGGVLIPGDSYQVVFTVNIDPNAAGAPASLGNIATAGGDAPDDTTVTDLSDNGTDPTDNPGDPTGDPTPTPVPAADPGLSVVKTGVATIAGGQNSEVTDPGDTIAYNLVVTNTGDVTLTGVQIASDILSLGLDASGAQTDLTSQVSFVANSGVTPASPA, from the coding sequence ATGACAGCTATGGTCCAGCATTTTTTGAAGTTCTCGGTGGTAGCTTCACTAATGACTGTTTTGACGCCAAATGATGCAGCGGCCCAACAAGTTGATGTATTTGGCTATACCGGTGCAGATCAGACATTTACGGTCCCGCAAGGTGTCAGGACTATTGACGTCAAAGTCTGGGGGGCTGGAGGAGGTGGGTCGCGAGAAGGACAACCTTTCTCAACCGGGGGCGCAGGCGCATTTGTTTCGGGAACAATTCCGGTCACGGCGGGTGATCAACTCACAATCGTTGTAGGCCAAGGTGGCCGGAGCGATGGCGCGGCTCTCACGTCTGGTACACCATATGGGTTTGGCGGGGTGTATAGCGGACCGAGTAGCGGCTCTGGCTCTGATGGTGGTGGCCTTTCCGGTATTTTTACAGGTGCAACAGCAGTAACTGCCACAGATCAAAGTCGCGCGCTTTTGATCGCTGGCGGTGGTGGCGCCGGTGAAAGAGCGGGCAGCTCAGCATCTAGCGGCGGTCAAGGTGGTGACCTGGTTCTTGCGGGCGGGCAGACTGGAACAATGCAGGGTCAATCTTTTGGAGGTGGGTTTGGCGGCGGCGGTGGCGGCGGTTTCGAGGGTGGTAGTGCAGGTAGCCTCCGCTTGAGCCAAAATCCCTCCCTTACTCATGGTGAAGGCGGCACGAGTTTTGTCGCGGGCGCAATCACCAGTCCAGTCCTGCTTGCGACACCCGACCTTGGGTTTGCGGCGGCATTTTCAACCTTCCAGAACCTGCCTCCAAATACGAGCGACGCCGACTACCAGGCGGGCGTCGGCGTTGGCACAAGCACAACCTTTTCGCGCGGCGGAAGTGGATTGGTCGTTATTAGTTATTCACCTTATCCAGAGATTGGTTCATCGAAGTCTGTGAGCGTGGGTGCGGTCCAGTCCGATGGGACATTCGATGCGACATATACGATTCTGGTGCAGAACACTGGTGATGTGACGCTTGATACGTTGACATTGGTTGATGACCTGACCGCGACGGCTCAGCTGGGTACTGCATTCAACGGTGTGATCACGCAGCCTACTGTGACAGCTGTGACGATCAGCGCTGGCTCGACGTTGCCAGCCCAAGTCACCACCTATGATGGCACGAACAGCCTGGTTGGCACCGGTGGTGTTTTGATCCCGGGTGACAGCTATCAGGTTGTGTTCACAGTGAACATCGATCCGAATGCAGCCGGTGCGCCAGCCTCCCTGGGTAACATCGCAACAGCCGGTGGCGACGCTCCTGACGATACAACTGTGACCGACCTGTCCGACAATGGTACCGATCCGACGGATAACCCCGGCGATCCAACGGGAGATCCAACGCCGACACCCGTGCCTGCGGCTGACCCGGGTCTCTCGGTTGTTAAGACAGGTGTCGCCACCATCGCAGGCGGACAGAACTCTGAAGTCACCGATCCCGGCGACACGATTGCCTACAACCTTGTGGTTACCAACACCGGAGATGTGACTCTAACGGGTGTCCAGATTGCCTCTGATATCCTGAGCTTGGGTCTTGACGCGTCTGGTGCCCAAACAGATCTGACCAGCCAAGTGAGCTTTGTCG
- a CDS encoding VOC family protein produces MLRLDHLAVACTDLAEGTAWVEDQLGVKLQPGGQHARYGTHNTLLGLADGLYLEVIAKDPAATPEAGHAWFCLDDFTGPPRLANWICQADDLTNELARAPAVVGTPRALTRADLEWHITVPDDGSLPYQGAFPTLIEWAEGTYHPSDRLPQSGVKLLTFDVSHPDADSIKQMMDLSDDRVTLKAGSLGMRATFETPNGVRTLG; encoded by the coding sequence ATGTTGAGGCTTGACCATCTCGCCGTTGCCTGTACCGATCTTGCCGAAGGCACGGCGTGGGTCGAAGACCAGCTTGGCGTGAAGCTCCAACCCGGTGGGCAGCACGCGCGATATGGCACACATAATACGCTGCTTGGACTGGCCGATGGCCTGTACCTGGAGGTCATTGCGAAGGACCCCGCTGCCACACCTGAGGCGGGGCACGCATGGTTTTGTCTGGATGATTTTACTGGTCCACCACGGCTGGCCAATTGGATTTGTCAGGCCGATGATCTGACAAACGAACTCGCAAGGGCGCCAGCGGTGGTTGGCACGCCACGCGCCCTCACTCGCGCTGATCTGGAGTGGCATATCACCGTTCCGGACGATGGCAGTTTGCCGTATCAAGGGGCATTTCCAACCCTGATAGAATGGGCGGAAGGTACATATCATCCGTCAGACCGGTTACCCCAAAGTGGCGTGAAACTGTTAACGTTTGACGTTAGCCACCCCGATGCCGACAGTATCAAGCAGATGATGGACCTAAGTGATGATCGGGTCACCTTGAAGGCTGGATCACTCGGTATGCGTGCCACTTTTGAGACGCCCAATGGGGTGAGAACGCTGGGATGA
- a CDS encoding IS110 family transposase, whose amino-acid sequence MTYFVGLDVSVRETAVCVVDEVGKVICESKVPTEPGDIVALLSTIGGDYVRVGIEAGPLSQWLVNGLTEADLPVICVETRHMKALLKAQQINKSDRNDARGVAQMMRVGLFKTVHVKTLVAQEQRMLLTSRKLLQRKLLDIESDMRGTLRNFGLKVGAVSARNYEARIRELVEGFPRLVAIVEPLLTVRAVMHRQLATLHKMLLSIVRDDPVCRRLMTMPGVGPVVALTYRTSVDQPHRFVHSRDVGAHAGLTPKRYQSGEIDYDGGISKCGDAMLRTMLYEAAQSTLTHSKKWSWLKAWAMRVAQRRGLRRATVALARRIAVILHRMWIDGTDFRFNNSAAKAA is encoded by the coding sequence ATGACGTATTTTGTGGGTTTGGATGTCTCGGTGCGAGAGACAGCAGTGTGCGTTGTTGATGAAGTCGGCAAGGTAATTTGCGAGAGCAAAGTTCCAACTGAGCCGGGTGACATAGTCGCACTGCTGAGCACAATCGGTGGCGATTATGTCCGGGTTGGGATTGAGGCGGGCCCATTGTCGCAATGGCTGGTGAACGGGCTGACCGAGGCGGACCTTCCTGTGATATGCGTCGAGACCCGGCACATGAAGGCGCTGCTTAAGGCACAGCAGATCAACAAGAGTGACCGCAACGACGCCCGTGGGGTCGCCCAGATGATGCGCGTAGGCCTGTTCAAAACGGTACATGTCAAGACACTGGTGGCTCAGGAACAACGCATGCTGCTGACAAGCCGCAAGCTGCTCCAGCGCAAACTGCTCGACATCGAGAGTGACATGCGTGGAACACTGCGCAACTTCGGCCTGAAGGTCGGTGCTGTGAGCGCGCGGAACTACGAAGCACGGATCCGCGAACTGGTTGAGGGCTTTCCCAGACTTGTAGCAATCGTCGAACCGTTGCTGACAGTTCGGGCGGTGATGCATCGGCAACTGGCGACGCTTCACAAGATGCTTCTTAGCATCGTGCGTGACGACCCGGTATGCCGACGGCTCATGACAATGCCTGGGGTTGGACCGGTCGTTGCTCTGACTTACCGCACATCGGTCGATCAGCCGCACCGCTTTGTTCATTCCCGAGATGTTGGTGCGCATGCCGGTCTAACGCCTAAGCGATACCAATCAGGCGAGATCGACTATGACGGCGGCATCTCCAAGTGTGGGGACGCCATGCTGCGGACCATGCTCTATGAGGCGGCCCAATCAACGCTCACCCATTCCAAGAAGTGGTCATGGCTCAAAGCGTGGGCGATGCGGGTTGCACAACGACGCGGTTTGCGGCGCGCGACCGTCGCACTCGCCAGGCGTATTGCCGTCATTCTCCACCGCATGTGGATCGATGGCACTGACTTCCGCTTCAACAATAGCGCTGCAAAGGCAGCCTGA